A region of the Pseudomonas asiatica genome:
CGCATGCGCACGCAACTGGAGGGCAAGGCCTATGTCGAGCGGTATGTGCATACCCTGACACACGAGCTGAAAAGCCCGCTGGCGGCCATTCGTGGTGCGTCCGAGCTGTTGCAGGGCGATGATATGCCGGCTGACCAGCGGGCGCGCTTTGCCGGCAACATCGAGCGCGAGAGCGAGCGTTTGCAGCAGATGATCGAACGCCTGCTCAACCTGGCCCGGGTCGAGCAGATGCAGGCGCTGGAGGATGAGCAGCAGGTGGCGCTGGCGGCGTTGGTGGACGAGTTGCTGTTGGCCCATGCGGTGCGTATCGAAGGTGCCGATTTGCAGGTGCGCCAGCGGGTGCCGGCTGGCTTGCGCTTGTTGTGTGACCCGTTCCTGATGCGCCAGGCGCTGGCCAACCTGCTCGACAACGCGTTGGACTTCACCCCGGAGGGAGGCGCGCTGTTGTTCGACCTGGAGCGCGATGGCGAGCGGGTGGCGCTGAGTGTGTTCAACCAGGGGCAGGCGATACCGGCCTACGCCATTGGGCGGGTGAGCGAGCGATTCTACTCGCTGCCGCGGCCGGGGAGTGGGCGCAAGAGCACCGGGTTGGGGCTGAATTTTGTGGCCGAGGTGATGCAGCTGCATGGCGGGGCGTTGGCTGTGGATAACGTCGATGGAGGGGTGCGGGTGAGGTTGTGGCTGCCGGTGCGGCGTATCAGCTGACATTGCCGGGGCTGCTGCGCAGCCCATCGCGACACAAGGCCGCTCCTACAAGAGCGCGCGCCCTCCTGTAGGAGCGGCCTTGTGTCGCGATGGGCCGCAAAGCGGCCCCAAAAACACACAATCTCCACACAGCCTCCCTATGGCCTCCACGCAAGGCGCAGACACTGCGCCCACTGCCACAGGAGGCCCCATGAACAAGACCCTCGGTTTCAAACTCGGTATGATCGCCGTATTGATGTTGCTGCTGCTCGTCCCGCTACTGCTGATCAGCGGCCTGATCGGTGAACGCCAGGCACTGCGCGACAATGTGCTGCGCGATATCGCCCAGAGCGCCAGCTTCGACCAGCAACTCAGCGGCCCGCTGCTGGTGGTGCCCTACCGCAAGTACCAGCGCCGCTGGATCGAAAAGGACGGCGAGCGCACCCAGGAAACCAGCACCATTGCCGGCCACCTGTACTTCCTGCCGGAAACCTTCGACGCCGACCTGGGCGTGGACACCGAACTGCGCGCCCGTGGCATCTACCAGGCCCGGCTGTTCCACGCCAAGGGCCGTATCAGTGGCCGCTTCAAGCTCCCGGAACGCTGGGGCATCGACAAGGACTTCGACGACTACCGCTTCGACAAGCCGTTCCTGGTGGTGGGCATCAGCGATATCCGCGGCATCGAGAACGGCCTTGAGCTGAGCATGGGCGAGCAGAAAGTGCCGTTCGAAGCCGGTACCCGGCTCGACTGGATGCGCGGCGGCGTGCACGCCAGCCTGCCGGGGCTGGACGGCTTGCAGGCGCGTGAATTCAGCTACGGTTTCGATCTCGCACTGCAAGGCACCGGCCAGTTGCACGTAGTGCCGGTGGGCCGCACCAGTGCCGTGGACCTGCGCGCCAACTGGCCGCACCCGAGCTTCGTCGGCAACTACCTGCCCAGTCGTCGCGACATCGACGCCCAGGGCTTCACTGCCCACTGGCAGACCTCGTTCTTTGCCACCAACCTCGAAGACGCCCTGCGCCAGTGCGCCACCGCCGGGCAGTGTGCGGACTTCAGCGAGCGCAGCTTCGGTGTCAGCTTCGTCGACCCGGTGGACCAGTACCTGAAGAGCGAGCGGGCAATCAAGTACGCCTTGCTGTTCATCGCCCTGACCTTCGCCGGCTTCTTCCTGTTCGAAGTGCTGAAGAACCTCAGCGTGCACCCGGTGCAGTACATCCTGGTGGGGGTGGCGCTGGCGTTCTTCTACCTGCTGTTGCTGTCGTTGTCCGAGCACATCGGCTTTGGTTTGGCGTATGGGCTGTCAGCTTCGGCATGTGTGCTGCTGATCGGCTTCTACCTGAGCCATGTGTTGCGCAGCCTGGGGCGTGGAGTGGGCTTTGCGGTGGGGTTGGCGGCGTTGTATGCGCTGCTCTACGGGCTGCTGAGTGCCGAGGACTATGCGCTGTTGATGGGCTCGTTGCTGTGCTTCGGCCTGCTGGGGGTATTCATGGTGCTGACCCGGCGGCTGGATTGGGCCCGGGTGGGGAGGGCGGCATGAGGGAGGACAGAGAGATCGGGCGGTGGTTGGCCCTCAGGATCGGGCAGCTGTTTCCTTTGATATCGAGGTGAGGCCTTCGCGGGCACGCCCGCTCCCACAGGTACTGCACAGCTCGAAATACTGTGAGGATCCTGTGGGAGCGGGCGTGCCCGCGAAGAGGCCCTTCAGGCCACCGGAGAGGTCGCGACCATCGACGGCCGCTTGGCCACCTCGGCATACCACGCCGCCAATCCAGGCTGGTGTTCACGCCAGCCAAACTCGGGCTGGCGCAAATCCAGATACCCCAGCGCACAGGCCACGCCGATCGCTGCCAGGTCGAACCCGGACATCAACTCGGGCAAATGCTCCTGCTCCAGATTGGCCAGGCTACGGCGGATCTTGTCGCCCTGTGCCTGCAGCCAACCATCCCAGCGCTTGTCTTCAGGGCGCAGGAAGCTCTCATAGCGGCTCGACACCGCCGCATCCATGATGGCATCGGCCTGTGACACCAGCGTCATGCGCCGCCAGCGCGCCAAGCCTTCGCGCGGCAGCAGCGGCAGGCCGACGTGCTGCAGGTCGAGGTACTCGCAGATCACCCGGCTGTCATGCAGCACGGTGCCGTCTTCCAGGCGCAGGGCCGGGATCTTGCCGATCGGGTTGTCCTGGTTGAGCTGTGGGTCACCGCTGACCGGGCTGATGTTCACCGGCTGCAGCTGCACGCGCTCAAGCTGGCCAGTCTCGTGCAACACCACCATGACCTTGCGCACGAAAGGCGACAACGGCGAGTGGAACAGAGTCATCGTGCTCATGCTTCAGTTACCCTGCAGGCTCGGTGGCAGGCACACGCCGGTACCGCCGATACCGCAGTAGCCGTCCGGGTTCTTGGCCAGGTACTGCTGGTGGTAGGCCTCGGCGAAGTACACGGTCGGTGCCTGGTCGATTTCGGTGGTGATCTCGCCGAAGCCGGCCTTGTTCAGTTCGGCCTGGAAGGCGTCGCGGCTGGCCTTGGCCTGTTCCAGCTGTTCAGGGCTGGTGCAGTAGATGGCCGAGCGGTACTGGGTGCCGATGTCGTTGCCCTGGCGCATGCCCTGGGTCGGGTTGTGCAGCTCCCAGAACATCGCCAGCAGCTCGCGGTAGCTGACCTTGTCCTTGTCGAACACCACCAGCACCACTTCGGTGTGGCCGGTCAGGCCCGAGCACACTTCTTCGTAGGTGGGGTGGGGAGTGAAGCCGCCGGCGTAGCCGACCACTGTGCTGACCACGCCTTCACGCTGCCAGAAGCGACGCTCGGCGCCCCAGAAGCAACCCAGGCCGAAGATGGCGAAGTCGATGGCGCCTTCGAAGAAAGGGCCGAGCAGCGGCGTGTCTTTGAACACGTAGTGGAACTCGGGCAGGCTCATTGGCGTTTCGCGGCCAGGCAGGGCCTGTTCCGCGGTTGGCATGACGTTTTTGTTCACCAGGATTTCCGAACGCAGGACCATGGCCGTTCCTCTGTAGATCTTTGAGATGGGGGCTGGGGCATTCGCGGGTAAACCCGCTCCTACAGGTCCTGCACAGATTTCGAATATTGTGATGTACCTGTGGGAGCGGGCGTGCCCGCGAAGGGGCCCGTATGGGCTCTATAGTGCCCGAGGTTTGCGCGGCTGTCAGGCCACCGGGCCACGCGGATAGCGCTTCAGCCGTTCAGCCAGCTCGCGCCCCGGAATCGGCCGGTCGAACAGGTAGCCCTGGCCCACGTCGCAGCGGTGCCGGCGCAGGAACGCCAGCTGCTCCGGCGTCTCGATACCCTCGGCCACCACCTTCAGCTTGAGGTTGTGAGCCATGGCCACCACCGCCGAGGTGATTTCCATGTCGTCCTGGTTGTCCGGGATCTCGTTGATGAAGCTGCGGTCGATCTTGAGGATGTCGATCGGAAACTTTTTCAGGTAGCTCAGCGACGAGTAACCGGTGCCGAAATCGTCCATGGCCAGGGTCAGGCCCAGTGCCTTCAGCTCATCCAGCTGGCGGTGGGTGTCTTCGGTGGCCTCCAGCAGCAGGCCTTCGGTCAGCTCCAGCTCCAGCAGGTGCGGGGGCAGGGCTTCTTCCTCGAGGATGGTGCTGATCGACGCCACCAGGTCCGGGTCGGAGAACTGCTTGGGCGACAGGTTGATGGCCACATGCAGGTTGCCCATGCCGGCCTCGCGCAGTTGCTGGCTCATGCGGCAGGACTGGCGCACCACCCATTTGCCGATGGGGATGATCAGGCCGGTTTCTTCCGCCACGCTGATGAACTGGTCCGGGCGGATCATGCCGCGTTCGGGGTGGTTCCAGCGCAGCAGTGCTTCCAGCCCCAGCAGGCGGCCGCTGCGCAGGCACAGCTTGGGCTGGTAGAACACCTCCAGCTCGTTCTGGGTCAGGGCGCGACGCAGGTTGTTCTCCACGAACAGCTTGTAGCTGGCTTCGGCATTGAGCACTTCGGTAAACACCTGCACCTGGTGCTTGCCGTTGGCCTTGGCCTTGTGCAGCGCCAGGCCGGCGTTCTTCATCAGGCTGGCCGGGTCGGCGCCATGCAGTGGCGCGCAGGCCAGGCCCACCGAGGCGGTGACGTTGATCAGCTGGTTGTCGACGAACATCGGCTTGTCGAGGGTGCGCAGCAGTTGCTGGGCGACGCCCTGGCCATCTTCCAGGCTGGTGTCGTCGAGCAGTACGGCGAACTCGTTACTGGCAAAGCGCGCCAGGATACCGCCGGTGTGCAGGCTGTTGCGCAGGCGCCGGGCCAGGCTGATCAGCAGCTTGTCGCCGGTCTGGTGGCCGAGGCTGTCGTTGATGCGCTTGAAGTTGTCGATGTCCACCAGCAGCAGGCACATCGAGTACTCGCCATCGCGGGCAAAGCGCTCGTCCAGGCTGCGGATGAACGCCGGGCGGTTGCCCAGGT
Encoded here:
- the creD gene encoding cell envelope integrity protein CreD, which codes for MNKTLGFKLGMIAVLMLLLLVPLLLISGLIGERQALRDNVLRDIAQSASFDQQLSGPLLVVPYRKYQRRWIEKDGERTQETSTIAGHLYFLPETFDADLGVDTELRARGIYQARLFHAKGRISGRFKLPERWGIDKDFDDYRFDKPFLVVGISDIRGIENGLELSMGEQKVPFEAGTRLDWMRGGVHASLPGLDGLQAREFSYGFDLALQGTGQLHVVPVGRTSAVDLRANWPHPSFVGNYLPSRRDIDAQGFTAHWQTSFFATNLEDALRQCATAGQCADFSERSFGVSFVDPVDQYLKSERAIKYALLFIALTFAGFFLFEVLKNLSVHPVQYILVGVALAFFYLLLLSLSEHIGFGLAYGLSASACVLLIGFYLSHVLRSLGRGVGFAVGLAALYALLYGLLSAEDYALLMGSLLCFGLLGVFMVLTRRLDWARVGRAA
- a CDS encoding glutathione S-transferase, whose translation is MSTMTLFHSPLSPFVRKVMVVLHETGQLERVQLQPVNISPVSGDPQLNQDNPIGKIPALRLEDGTVLHDSRVICEYLDLQHVGLPLLPREGLARWRRMTLVSQADAIMDAAVSSRYESFLRPEDKRWDGWLQAQGDKIRRSLANLEQEHLPELMSGFDLAAIGVACALGYLDLRQPEFGWREHQPGLAAWYAEVAKRPSMVATSPVA
- the msrA gene encoding peptide-methionine (S)-S-oxide reductase MsrA, producing the protein MVLRSEILVNKNVMPTAEQALPGRETPMSLPEFHYVFKDTPLLGPFFEGAIDFAIFGLGCFWGAERRFWQREGVVSTVVGYAGGFTPHPTYEEVCSGLTGHTEVVLVVFDKDKVSYRELLAMFWELHNPTQGMRQGNDIGTQYRSAIYCTSPEQLEQAKASRDAFQAELNKAGFGEITTEIDQAPTVYFAEAYHQQYLAKNPDGYCGIGGTGVCLPPSLQGN